A region from the Canis lupus dingo isolate Sandy chromosome 9, ASM325472v2, whole genome shotgun sequence genome encodes:
- the LOC125755689 gene encoding translation initiation factor IF-2-like codes for MLHSGEEGRQRPDGARAPGRRARGRCREPRPRPPLRAASALQGPCTCCGHRHGRLSSPRTRADAFLRARPLRGLTRGHADLRQGHPGSAPPAAHTAAPPISRPPSSPGCAEACPARPARLSHASHPRAPPAPNPGRAGTAWRRPGRQPLDPEVLPGACLDLLLAGPGHVVARRCKGGGESPRGRGRVRRGGGALEARVARRPSPPRLRPPHLHFVPILWSNEQDLRPPGERPASSPGRESPCRRARARGRRARRSVRPHRPRPGDSGGQRIGKTRGWWKEGKAPTCPAGAAGSQPGLPCAAREGKAGTA; via the exons ATGCTCCATAGTGGGGAAGAGGGCCGGCAAAG GCCAGACGGGGCACGTGCACCAGGGCGCCGCGCACGTGGccgctgcagggagcccaggcctAGGCCTCCGCTCCGGGCCGCCAGCGCCCTCCAGGGGCCGTGCACGTGCTGTGGCCACCGGCACGGCCGACTCTCGTCTCCAAGGACGCGGGCGGACGCCTTCCTGCGGGCGAGGCCTCTGCGAGGTCTGACGCGCGGACACGCTGACCTCCGGCAAGGCCACCCCGGCTCGGCCCCGCCAGCAGCGCACACAGCAGCTCCCCCGATCTCTCGCCCTCCTTCGTCACCTGGATGCGCCGAGGCCTGCCCCGCGCGGCCCGCCCGGCTTAGCCACGCGTCGCACCCcagggcgccccccgcccccaaccccggCCGCGCGGGGACAGCATGGCGGCGCCCGGGCCGTCAACCCCTCGACCCGGAAGTGCTCCCTGGCGCCTGCCTTGACCTCCTATTGGCGGGGCCGGGTCACGTGGTGGCACGCCGCTGCAAGGGAGGCGGGGAAAGTCCCCGCGGACGCGGCCGggtgaggcggggggggggggccctggaGGCCCGCGTGGCCCGCCGCCCGTCCCCGCCCAGGCTCCGGCCTCCGCACCTGCATTTTGTGCCGATTTTGTGGTCAAATGAGCAGGACTTGAGGCCGCCTGGGGAGCGTCCAGCGTCATCTCCCGGCCGGGAGTCCCCCTGCCGCCGTGCGCGGGCCCGTGGCCGCCGAGCCAGAAGGAGCGTCAGACCCCACCGCCCGCGGCCTGG AGACTCAGGCGGGCAGAGGATCGGGAAAACACGTGGATGGTGGAAAGAAGGGAAGGCCCCGACGTGCCCCGCGGGGGCTGCAG